The nucleotide sequence ATCGGGGCTCAAGATCGGCGCGTACGCCGCGCTCGGCGTCGCCACGGCCGACGGGTTGTACGCGCTGGTCGCGGTTCTCGGCGGTGGGGGGCTCATCCCCGTCATCGAGCCGATCGCCGTACCACTGCGCTGGACGTCGGTCGTGGTGCTGCTCGCACTGGCCGTCCACATCGGACTCACCGGAATCCGGAACTTCCGCGACTCCGCGAAAGCCGAGGTCACGCAGCCGGTCACGATCGGGCCGGTGAAGGCCTACGTGAGCCTGCTCGGGATCACGCTGCTGAACCCGACGACGGTGGTCTACTTCGCGGCGCTCGTACTCGGCAGCGAGGACATGGCCGCGGCGAGCGGAGCGGAACACGTGGTCTTCGTGGCCGCGGCGTTCGCGGCTTCGGCCAGCTGGCAATTGTTCCTCGCGGGTGGCGGCGCCGTACTCGGCAAAGCGTTGACCGGACGCCGGGGGCGGCTGGTGACGGCGCTGGCGTCGAGCGCGCTCATCACCGTGCTCGGTCTGCGGTTGCTCTGGTGAAGAATCCGGTGGGAATCGAGGACCGTGGTTGTCCGCGTCGGTTGCGAGGCTGTGCCCATGACCGAAACCCAGGAACGCACCGCCGCCCTCCACTCCTACCTCGCTTACAACGACGCCCCCAAGGCCCTCCGCTGGCTCGAACGCGCCTTCGGCTTCGAGACCACCACGGAGTACCCCGACGACAAGGGCCTGATTTTGCACGCGGAACTGCGGCTTGGCGGAGTCCGGATCATCGTGTTCAGCGCGGAGGAGGACTGCGACCGCCCGGCACGCAAGGGCGAAACCGTCGGCCACGGCCTCTACGTGAGCCTTCCGACGCAGGAAGCCGTGGACGCCGTGTTCGCCTCCGCCCTCGAAGCCGGCGCGACGGCGGTCTGGGAACCGGTGAACACCGAATGGGGCAACTACCGCTGCCGCGTCGACGACCTCGAAGGCTACGAATGGACTTTCGGCACGTACGTCCCCGGCGAACCGCAAGGCTAGAGCAACCGCGCGAACCACTCGCGGGTGCGTCGGAGCAGATCCAGCTGGTGTTCCCGTTCGGAGATCCTGTGCCCTTCACCGGGATACACGACGAGGTCGTGTTCGACGCCGAAGTGCCGTAGCGCGCGGTGGAAGAATTCCGCCTGGGACAACGGGACGTTCGTGTCGTCCGCACCGTGCACGATCAGCACGGGGGTCTCGACCTTCGACGCGTAGGAGATCGGGCTGAGCTGATCGTGCCGGTGCGGACCAGTCCCTTCCCATCCGGTACTTCCGCCGAGCCCGGCTTCCAAGGGGCCGAATTCACCGGTCGCGGCGAGCATTCCCCAGTCACAGATCCCGGCCCCCATCAGCGCCGCCTCGAACCGGCGGGTCTGCCCGACGGCCCAGGCCGTCAGGTATCCGCCGTGACTCCAGCCCGCGATCCCGAGCCGCTCCGGGTCGGCCACTCCTTCCGCGATGAGGAGATCGATCCCGGCCTCGAGATCGCTCCATTCCTCCAGCCCTACCCGTGCCGCGACGGAAGCGGCGAACTCGTGCCCATGACCTTGCCCCCCACGGGGATTCGGCAGGAAGACGGCGTGTCCCGCCGAGGCCAGCCACCGCGCCGACGGGTACCAGCCCAGCATGAAGCCGTCCGCGTACCGGTCGTACGGTCCGCCATGCGGCGCGACGATCAGGGAGAACGGCCCGTCCTCCCGGGTCTTTCCCGGCGGGAGAACGAGCAGTCCGTCCAGTGTCAGGCCATCGGAAGCTTTGTAGGACAAGCGTTCTTGCGGCCCCCAAGGAATATCGGCGAGCTCCGGCGCCGTATCGCTCACTCGTTCCAACGGGCCGCCGACGGGTCCACAGTGGACATCTTTCGGGCGATCGGCGGTGCTCAGCACGACAGCCACGATCTCGCCGTTCGAAGAGATCGCGTCCGCCTGCCCGCGCCACAACGACACTGCGCCTTCGCCGAGCCGATGCAGGGCCGTGTCGAGCCCGTCGGCCACGAGCATCAGCGGAGCGCCGGAATCGACCTGCGTGAGCCTGATCGGACAGGCCGATTCCGGTGTCAGGTCGCGGTGTTCTCCCGTTTCCACAGGGACGTCGAAGACCGCCCAACCGCCGATCATTTCGGGGGTCGCGAGATACGTGACGTGCCAGCCGTCGCCGCCCCGCCACCAAACGGGGCTGCAGGCTTCGACCGGGACCCGGCCGAGCTCACGCCGCTCACCGGTTTCCAGGTCCAGCAAGGAAAGCCGGGGTTCGAGCCCGCCGGGATCAAGTTCGGGCGTCGGCCAGGTGACGACGGCGAGCGCGCCGTCGTCCTGACGGCGGGCGACGTCGACCACGTGGTCTTCGAGCAGTGTCGTGATCTCACCGGTTCGCGGGTCGAAGCTCCGCAGCCGCGCCGGACGGAGACTTTCACTCCAGACCCAGACGGCCGGAGGGGGCGTCTCGTCTTCGGCGATGAACACGATCCGCTCGCGCATCGGGAGAAACGCGGTGATCTCGCTCCGCCAAGCGAACAGCGGCCCGTCCTCCGTGTGGATCAGCCCGTCCCGGAGGAAATAGAGGGAATCCGGTGACCACCGGGGCGAGGCCCCTTCGGCCAGCTTCCGCGGCTCTTCCTCGCCGTCCACGGCCGCCAGCCAGATTTCCGGGACGCCTCGCGCGATGGTCGAGACCTGGTAGGCGATCCACCGTCCATCCGGGGAGAGCGCGGGATTCGACGGGACACGACTGTCGACGATCAGCTCAGCTGTCAGCATGTGTTCATACTGCCGACAATGCCTTCCCCAGTGCGTCGAGCCAGTCGCCCGTGCCCTGCTCCCGCCAGCTCGGCTCCTCGTGGCCGTCGAGGAAGGTGCCCTGCTCGATCACCGTCAGCCGGGTTCCGCCTTCCGCTGCTTCGAGCAGGATCGTCGTGACCGACACGGTCGCCAGGACGTCGTCCGCGGAGAGCGTCCCCGCGTAGACGATCCGCTCGTTTTCCGCGATGTCCTCGTAGCGGGCTTCGAAAACCAGCCGCTTGCCGTCGGCGGGGCCGCTGATGACCTCGCGGCCGCCGACCCGGAAGTCCAGCGAGTGCCCGCCACCGGGCGCGGTGATCCACCCGGCTTTCGCGGCCGGATCCGACCAAGCGGCGAAGACACGTTCCGGCGCCACGGGGTAGACGCGCTCGAGGGTGAAAGTGGCGTGTTTGACGGTCATGACCGTTTCCCTTCGTCGGTGTCCAGATGGCCGCCAAGGCGATCGAGCCGGTGTTCCCAGCCGGTGCGCTGCCCGCCGAGCCAGTCCTCGGCCATCCGCAGGCCGTCCGGTTCGAGGTGGCAGGTGCGGACGCGCCCCACCTTCTCCGACCGGACGAGCCCGCTGGCCTCCAGCACCTGGAGGTGCTGCATCACGGCGGGCAGCGACATCGACAGCGGCTGCGCGAGCTCCCCCACCGAGGCGGGTCCCCGGGTGAGACGCTCGATCATTTCGCGGCGCGTTCCGTCGGAAAGCGCCTTGAACACCTGGTCCATGCATTGGTTAGGCACATGCTTAACTATCCGCCACGCCGGACGATAGTCAAGCATGTGCTTAACTTTCCGCGGTCATGCCTTCGACGAGCAGCCACTGCGACGCGAGGTACGAAGTCAGCACGAAGGTTTCGAGATTGGCCCGCACCCGCTCGCTGGTGACGAAGTCGCGCCGGATCAGGATCGCCAGATCCGACGCGGAGAACAGCAGCGCACCGGCGGCGATCCAGGTACGGCGGTCACCCGACGGGATCACCATCCCGCCCGAGACCTTGGCCTTCGGCGCCAGCACCGGGTCGGCCGCGAGGGTCGACGTCGTGCTCAGCAGGCCCCCGTAGACCGAAAGCACCGAAGAGACCGGAGACGGCTTCGGCACCGCCATCGCGACCGCGGCCGTGGCCCACGCCGCCAGCCGGGGCGGCGCGGTCGCCGCGCGCGGGCGAGCACCGCGACGCCACAACAGCGTGGAGTACAGCACCTGCATGACACCGAACGACGTCGCACCCCTGATCAGCTGGCCGTCCTCGTCGGACCGGCCCATGAAGTGGTCGCCCGCGCCCGCCGCGATCAACGCGGCGACGAGCAGGCCCTTCTCCCCCGGCGCGAGCCCGCGCGAACGCGCGACCCTGGCGGCGAGCACCGGGACCGCGGCCGGTTTGGTCGCGAGTTGCAGCTTCCGATTGCCTGTCCTCGCGGAGTACACCGTGCCGATCGCGGCACCGGCGAACAGCACCCGTTCGGCGAGCTTGAGGACCTTCACTGACCACCTCCGGAACTTATTTTTGGGTAAGTTACCAGGAGGTCAGCTGCTTTCAGACGGCTTCGCGGAAGGTGTTCCGATACGCGCTCGGCGAGACCCCCAACGCCGCCTGCAAATGCTGGCGCAGCGACGCGGCGGTGCCGAAACCCGCTTCGGTGGCGACCTTGTCCACCGGCAGATCGGTCTCTTCGAGCAGCTGACGCGCCCGTTCGATCCGCTGCTGGGTCAGCCACTGCAACGCCGAAATCCCGACTTCGTCGCGGAACCGCCGCGTGAACGTCCTGGTGCTCATCGCCTCTTTCGCCGCCAGCTCGCGCAGAGTCAGCGGCCGGCCCAGGTTCTCGAGCGCCCAGGCCCGTGCCGCCGCGGTCGAGGAGGATTGCGGCTCCGGCACCGGCCGCCGGATGAACTGCGCCTGCCCGCCCTCGCGGTGCGGCGACACGACCGTGCCGCGCGCGACCTCGTTCGCGACCGCGGCACCGTGATCACAGCGGATCATGTGCAGGCAGAGATCGATCCCGGACGCGACGCCCGCCGCGGTCAGGACGTTCCCGTCGTCGGTGTAGAGCACGTTGGGATCGAGGTCGACCTTCGGGAACTTCGCCTGGAAGTCCAGCGCCGAACGCCAGTGCGTGGTCGCCCTGCGGCCGTCGAGCAGCCCGGCGGCGGCGAGCACGAAGGCACCTGTGCAGATCGACGCGATCCGGGCGTCCGGCCGGATCAGCTCCAGCGCCCGCGCGAGTGGTTCGGTGAGGTCGTGCCCCGACGGTTCGTATTCGGTGGACGACGCCGGGATGACCACGGTGTCGGCCTCGGCGAGCACCTCCGGGCCGAGCGCGACCGAGATCGTGACGTCGGCGTCCGTCCGGATCTGCCCTGGTTCCGGCGTGCAGGTGACGACCTCGTAGAGCGGCTCGCCGTCGGCCGACTTGGCCGTGCCGAACAGCCGGGTGACGATCCCCAGCTCCATCACCAGCATTCCGTGGCGGACCAACACGGCGACCCGATGGCGGCTGGGATGCACGAAAGAGCCCATGGCTCGATTCTTGCACATGTTGTCCATCGGGCCACTCGTCCCGGCGGGAAGAACGCGCGACGGTGAGACCATGAACGTGCTGTGGATCTTCGCCCATCCGGAACCCCGCTCCCTCGGCGGATCGCTGCGCGACGAGGGATTGCGTGCCCTCCGCGCGCAGGGCGCCGACGTTCGGGAATCCGATCTGTACGCGATGAAGTGGAAGCCCGTCGTCGACGCCGACGATTTCGGCCGGGCCGCGTCCCCGGACCGGCTCGTCGTCGGCTCGACGTCGAAGAACGCCTTCGAGACCGGCGAACTCGGCGAGGACATCCGCGCCGAGCACGGAAAACTGGCGTGGGCGGACGCCGTGATCATCCAATTCCCGCTGTGGTGGTACGGAATGCCCGCCATCCTCAAGGGCTGGTTCGACCGCGTCTTCGTCAAGGGTTTCGCCTACGGTGTCCAGCGGCCCGACGGCCGGACGGCGCGCTACGGCGAAGGAGCGCTGGCCGGGAAGCGCGCCATGGTCGTGCTGACCGCCGGGGCGCCTGAGGCCACGATCGGTCCGCGCGGGGTGAACGGCGATATCGGCGACCTGCTGTTCCCGTTGCAGCACGGGACACTCTGGTACGCGGGCATGTCCGTCCTTCCCCCGCTGACGATCTGCGGTGCCGACCGCTTCTCACCGGAGCAGTTCGAAGCCGCCGCCGCATCGCTGCGAGCACGACTGCGAACACTGGCCACTCAGGACCCGATCCCGTTCCGTCCCCAGAACGAGGGCGACTACGACGACGATCTGATCCTGCGTGACGACCTCGCCCCCGGACAGAACGGACTCGGCGTCCATCTGGCTCGATGATCTCCACCCTGGGGATGACCTTCGCCGGACGGACGCGCACACACCGCGCATCCGGTTAAGTTCGCCGTATGAAACAGCCGTCGGCGCTCCCCCAACGGGTGGCGTACACGATCGACGCGCTCCTCGCGCTGGTGCTCGTCGTGGCCGTCGGCGGGAACCTGGCCGCGAGGACCTGGACGTTCCTCATCGCCATCCCGATGTGGCTCGCCTGGGCGACGGTCGCCGCCAGCGGGATCGCGATCGCGCTGCGGCGCCACCGGCCACTGGTCGCGTACGGCCTCGGACTCGGCAGCCTGGTCCCGGCCCTGGTCGCCGGCAACGGACTGGGCCCGGCCGCGCTCCTGGCCACGGCGTGCGCCCTGTACACCGTGGCGCTGGAACATCCGCGCGCCCGCTCGCTGATCGCGATGGGCCTCGGCCTGGTCGTCGTCATGATCTTCGAGTTCCTGCGGCTCGGGCCGAACACGATCGCGTCGACGGCCTTCGCGGGCGGCGGCGTGGCGGGCTCGTGGGCGCTGGGCTGGATGACGCGGCAGCGGCGCGCGAATCTGGCGCAGCTCGCGGAAACCCAAGCCGATCAGGCGGTTTCCGACGAGCGGCTGCGCATCGCCCGCGAGATGCACGACGTCGTCGCGCACAGCATGAGCCTGATCGCGGTCAAGGCGGCCGTCGGCAACCACGTCGCACGGGAACAGCCCGAAGAAGCCCGCGAAGCGTTGCGGGTCATCGAGCTGACCAGCCGCGAGACGCTCGTCGAACTCCGGCGGATGCTCGGCGTCCTCCGTTCCGGCGACGGCACGCCCGAGGTCGCGCTCGGCCCCGCGCCGAAACTCGCCGACCTGCGGACCCTCGCCGAACGCGCCGGACAGGCCGGGGTGCGGGTGGAACTGACCGGCGAAGGGGTGGACGACCTCCCGGAAGGTGTCGCGCTTTCGGTCTACCGCATCACCCAGGAGGCGGTGACCAACGTCGTGAAGCACGCGGGACCGTCGGCCTGCCGGGTCACGATCACCGAAGGCCCCGGCGAGGTCAGCGTCGAAATCGTCGACGACGGGCGCGGCGAAGGTTCGCCGTCGACGACCGGCGGGCACGGTTTGATCGGCATGCGCGAACGCGTCGCCGTCTACGGTGGTGACTTCGAAGCGGGCCCGCTGCCCGCCGGGGGATTCCGGGTGTTCGCGCGGCTGCCGTACGCCGCCAAGGAAGTGGGGACACGATGATCCGCGTTCTGATCGCCGACGACCAGGCGTTGCTGCGCGGCAGCTTCCGCGTGCTCGTCGACAGCGCGCCGGACCTCGAAGTCGTCGGGGAGGCGAGCGACGGCGCGGAAGCCGCCGAACTCGCCGAGCAGGAGCGCCCCGACGTCGTGCTGATGGACGTCCGCATGCCCGAGCTGGACGGAATCGAAGCGACCCGGCGGATCTGCGCGTCGGCCACCACCGAAGGCGTCCACGTGCTGATGCTGACGACCTTCGACCTCGACGCCTACGTCTATTCGGCATTGCGCGCGGGCGCGAGCGGATTCCTGCTGAAGGACACGCCGCCCGCCGAGCTGCTGACCGCGATCCGGGTCGTCGCGGCGGGCGAAGGACTGCTCGCCCCGTCGATCACGCGAAGGCTCATCGCCGAATTCGCGCGGCTGCCCGAACCCGGGCAGCGCGTCGCGGCGTCGCTGGACAACATCACCACCCGCGAACGCGAGGTCCTGAGCCTGATCGCGCGCGGACTGTCGAACGACGAGATCGCCGGAACGCTGCATCTCGGGCTGGCGACGGTGAAGACGCATATCGGCCACCTCCTGCACAAACTCGCGGCGCGGGACCGGGCGCAGCTCGTGATCGCGGCCTACGAGTCCGGTCTGGTGCGCGCCTCCGTCCAGTGATGTCCGCCCAGTCACGCGTGTCGTCCGTCGGATCACGCGTGTCGTCCGTTTCGGGCGGGTTGCTCGCTGACCGGCGCCAAGCCCCACGGACGTTGCCTACGCCACACGCGAAGTGACCGTCGAGTAGCTAGGCTGCCGATTCATGAGCAGTGCGACGGAGCCGCTCGGGACGCCGCCCGAGGACGAACCGGACATCCACACCACGGCCGGCAAGCTGGCCGACCTGTACCGCCGGTATGACGAGGCGGTGCACGCGGGTTCCGCGAGGGCGGTGGAGAAACAGCACGCCAAGGGCAAGAAGACCGCCCGCGAGCGGATCGACCTGCTCCTGGACGAGGGCTCCTTCGTCGAACTCGACGAGCTCGCGAAGCACCGCTCGGTGAACTTCGGCCAGGAGAAGAACCGGCCCTACGGCGACGGCGTCGTCACCGGCTACGGCACCGTCGACGGACGTCCGGTGTGCGTATTCAGCCAGGACGTCACGGTCTTCGGCGGTTCACTCGGTGAGGTGTACGGCGAGAAGATCGTCAAGGTGATGGACCTGGCGATCAAGACCGGCCGCCCGATCATCGGCATCAACGAGGGCGGTGGCGCGCGGATCCAGGAAGGCGTCGTCTCGCTCGGGTTGTACGGCGAGATCTTCAACCGCAACGTCAAGGCGTCCGGCGTCATCCCGCAGATCTCGCTGATCATGGGCGCCAACGCGGGCGGGCACGTCTACTCCCCCGCGCTGACCGACTTCGTGGTGATGGTCGACAAGACCTCGCACATGTTCATCACCGGCCCCGACGTCGTGAAGACCGTGACCGGCGAAGAGGTCTCCTTCGAGGAGCTCGGCGGCGGGCGCACGCACAACACCCGTTCGGGGAACGCGCACTACCTCGGTTCCGACGACGAGGACGCCATCGCCTACGTCAAGGAACTGCTCTCGTTCCTCCCGGCGAACAACCTGTCCGAGGCCCCGGTCTTCGAGACCGACTCGGCACCGGGAGGGTTCTTCGACGACGTCACCGAGTCGGACCGTGAACTCGACACGCTGATCCCGGACTCGCCGAACCAGCCGTACGACATGCACGAGGTCATCAACCGCATCGTCGACGACGGCGACTTCCTCGAGGTCCACGAGCTGTTCGCGCCCAACATCCTGGTCGGCTTCGGCCGGGTGGACGGGCGCAGCGTCGGCATCGTGGCGAACCAGCCGACCCAGTTCGCCGGCTGTCTCGACATCGACGCGTCCGAGAAGGCCGCGCGGTTCGTGCGCACCTGCGACGCGTTCAACATCCCGGTGCTGACCTTCGTCGACGTTCCCGGCTTCCTGCCGGGCACCGACCAGGAGTGGAACGGCATCATCCGGCGTGGCGCGAAGCTGATCTACGCCTACGCCGAAGCGACCGTCCCGCTCGTCACCGTCATCACCCGCAAGGCGTACGGCGGCGCGTACGACGTCATGGGGTCCAAGCACCTCGGCGCGGACATCAACCTGGCCTGGCCGACGGCGCAGGTCGCGGTCATGGGCGCACAGGGCGCGGCGAACATCGTGCACCGCAAGACCCTCGCCGCGGCCGCCGCCGACGGCAAGGACGTCGACGCGCTGCGCGCCGAGCTGATCCAGGAGTACGAGGACACGCTCCTGAATCCGTACGCGGCGGCCGAACGCGGCTACGTCGACTCGGTGATCGTGCCCGCGCACACCCGCGGCCACATCGCGAAGGCACTTTCGCTGCTCCAAGGCAAGCGAGAGACGCTGCCGCCCAAGAAGCACGGGAACATCCCGCTGTGACCGCGCCCGAAACCCCGCTGCTGCGCGTCGTCCGGGGCAACCCGGACGACGCCGAACTCGCCGCGCTGACCGCCGTCGTCGCGGCGGCGGCCAGTGCGCGGGCGCCGGAACCGGCCCCGAAACGGGAGTCGTGGTGGGCGGACAAGGCTTCGCTCGTGCGGGCTCCGCTCGCGCCCGGCGAAGGGGCGTGGCGCGCTTCCGCGCTCCCTCGCTGAAAGCGGCTTCGCGGGTTATCGTGACGGATCCGCCGACCGCGATCGCCCCAGAAAGCCGTGCGTGACGAACCAGGACCACCTCTCCACCGAATTGCGCCGCCTGCGCAAAGCCGCCGGGTTGTCCGGTACCGAAGCGGCCAGGCTCACCGGCCTCAGTCAGTCGAAGGTCTCGCGGGTCGAAACCGGCGCGTTCATGCCCACCGAGGAGCAGGTCGTCGCGCTGTGCCGCCTCTACCGCGCGCCCGCGAAGGTCCGGCGAGCGCTCGTCGCGATCACGCGGGACCTCCGCGAGGAGGCGTCGTCCGCCCGCGTCGTCCTCCAGCGCGGTGCGTGGCGGATGCAGCAGCGCATCGGCAAGATCGAGACGGCGTCCGCCCGGATCCGGAGTTTCCAGCCGACCATCGTGTTCGGCCTGCTCCAGACCCGCGACTACATCACCGCCCTGTTCGGTGATTCGCTGCCTGCCGGCGAACGCGACCAAACGGTCGACGCCAGGCTGGAACGCCAGCGGATCCTCGACTCGAACCGCGAGTTCCACTTCGTGCTCACCGAAGGCGCCCTGCGCTGGAACATGGGCGGCGCGGCGACGATGCTGGCCCAGCTCGGCCACCTCGTCGAGGTGTCCCGGCGCGGGCGTGTGCGGCTCGGGGTGATCCCGTGGACCACACCGGTTTCGGTCCCGGTCCTCCACGGCTTCGACATCTACGACTCGCGCGCCGTGCTCCTCGGGACCCAGACGGCCACGGCGCTCGTCACGGACGAACGCGAAGTGGCCGACTACGAGAAGAACTTCACCGAAGTCGAGCGCTACGCCACCTACGGCGACATCGCCTGCTCACATCTGATGCGGATCGCGGCCGACTACCGACAGCTCGCGGTCGAACCACTTCGGTGACCTAATACCCTTTGCGCTATGCACTCCGAGAGTGCATCGTGAGTAAAGCACCTGTCGGTGAAGGTCCTCTTTCGTGCGCCGAACGCGATCACCGAAGCCGTTCACCGACCAGCGGACACAGATCACCCGATCTCGCCAACCTTGCTGCCGCGCAACCCGTCTACTTGCCGAAACAGTCACTGGGGAAAGGGCCTCCGATGACCACCTGGCACGAAAGCATGACCGGCTGGCACAAGTCGACCTACACGCACTGGGAAGAGAACGCCTGCGTCGAGGTCGGCGTCGCACCCGGCCTGGTCGGCATCCGGGACACCAAGCAATGGGCGATGCCGGACGAGACCCGGCCGATCCTGGTGCTCCCCGCCGAGTCCTTCGCCGCGCTCCTCGAGCACCTCGGTCGATGAACGACGTCGCCGAGCCGTACATGGTCCACGATCCGCGGGAGATGGCGGGCCAGCTGATCAACGGCAACTGGATCGTCGCGCGATGGGAACACCTCGGCGAGGACGAGGACCTCGACCACTGGACGGCCGTCCTGCGGAGCCACTGCGAAGAACTCGACGTCGATCCGTACGTCATCAACATCCCGCGCAAGAGCCTCACCGTCGTCTTCAACGGCGCACTCCCCGCGCCGACGTTCGAACAACTCGAGAACTCGATCGCGGCCATCGAGTACCACCGCTTCCTCGAACGCGAAATCGGGCCGAGACCCCTGAACTGACACGCGAGTCACGCCTCCAAACACGAGAGTCACGCTTCCAAGCACGCGAGTCACGCCTTCAAGCACGCGAGTCACGCCTCCAAGCACGCGAACCCCGTACTTGAGCCCGAACCGGTCCTGCCATATAGTCCACTCGGAATAATCAGTAAGGAATCTTCCGAGAGGATCATCCATGGCCTCGAAGCTCACTCCGCTCGCCATGGCGGTGCTGGAGCTCCTTCACGAGCGGGCCATGCATCCGTACGAGATGGCGCAGCTGATGCGGGAGCGCTTCGTCAGCACGCGCGTCAAAGTGAAGGCGGGCTCGCTCTACCACACGGTGGATCGCCTGGTGCAGAACGGATTCGTCGAGGCCGTCGAGACACAGCGCGACGGCAAACGCCCCGAGCGCACCGTCTACGCGATGACGGACGCCGGCCGCGACGAGTTCGTCGACCGAGCGCAGGACATGCTGGCCAACCCCGCCGAGGAGTATCCCGAGTTCCTCAGCGCGCTCGCCGTCATCGACGAGCTCGGCCCGGAGATGTCGCTCACCCACCTCAAGCATCGCGTGCTGCGGCTTCAGGCCGCCATCGCCTCCGACCAGGTCGTGCTCGAAAACCTGGTCAACGAGCACAAACTCCCCGAGGTCTACTGGCTCGACTGGTCCTACGCCACCGCGCGGCGGGCCTTCGAGCTCCAGTGGACCCAAAAACTGGTCGAAGACCTGGAATCCGGTCGCATCCGGTTCCAGGGACATTGCACGCCGCACCTGAACCTGGTCACCGAGGACGACAGTGATGAACGCGCGACAAGCTGACCCCTGGGCGGCGCTTTCCGCGCTGTGCCTGGGTTTCTTCATGATCCTGCTGGACACCACGATCGTTTCGACCGCGATTCCCGCGATGCTGCGTGAACTCGACGCGGGGCTGAACGCGATCGTCTGGGTGATCAGCGTCTACCTGCTCGCCTACGCGGTGCCGATGCTGTTCGCGAGCAGGCTCGGTGACCGTTTCGGCCCGAAACGCGTCTACCTGGCCGGGCTCGTGGTGTTCACCCTGGCTTCGCTGTGGTGCGGCCTGTCCGGTTCTGTCGAAATGCTGATCGCGGCCCGCGCGGTGCAGGGACTCGGCGCCGCCTTGATGACGCCGCAGACCCTCGCGTTCATCAGCCATCTGTTCCCGCCGTCGAAACGCGGCCCCGCGATGGGACTCTGGAGCGGCGTCGCCGGGATCGCGGCCATCATCGGGCCACTGCTCGGCGGTGTGCTCGTCGACCATCTCGGCTGGGAATGGATCTTCTTCGTCAACCTGCCGGTCGGCGTGGTCGCGCTCGCACTGGCGCTGCTCAAGGTGCCGGACTGGCAGCCGAAGCACTCGCATTCCTTCGACGTCCCCGGCATCCTGCTGTCGGGCGCCGGCTTGTTCTGCCTCGTCTACGGCGTCCAAAATGGACAGCAGTACGACTGGGGCCGCGTGTTCGGTCCGATCACCGTATTCGAGATCATCGGCGCCGGTGTCGCCCTGCTGGTCGCTTTCGTGGCGTGGCAACGGTTCAACCGTAAGGAACCGCTGCTGCCGCTGGGTGTCTTCGCGAACCGCAATTTCTCTGCCGGGGCGCTGACCTCGGTCACCGTCGGCTTCGCGATGACCGGGATGTTCCTGCCGCTGGTGATCTACATCCAGGCCGTGCTCGGCGAGTCGCCGACGATGTCCGGCCTGCTGTTCGCGCCGATGTCGCTGCTGGGCGGCTTGATCGGCCCGTTCGTCGGCCGCGCTTCGGACAAGGTCAACGGCAAGGTCCTGCTGATCATCGGCCTGACCGCACTGGGCGCGGGGCTGGCGCTGGCGGCGCTGACCGCACGGGCGGGCGCGAACGCTTGGGCGCTGACCCCGGCACTGCTGGTGGCGGGCTTCGGGATCGGGTTCATCTTCGCGCCGATGGGCAACCTGACGATGAGCTCGGTCGAGCCGCGGCTCATCGGGACCGCGTCGGGCATCTTCAACACCGCGCGCCAGGTCGGCGGCGTACTCGGCAGCGCCGCCGTCGGGGTACTGCTGCAGGCACGGATCAGCGCTTC is from Amycolatopsis lurida and encodes:
- a CDS encoding LysE family transporter, whose translation is MSAALVAGLLAGYGIAIPVGAVATYLVVLTARSGLKIGAYAALGVATADGLYALVAVLGGGGLIPVIEPIAVPLRWTSVVVLLALAVHIGLTGIRNFRDSAKAEVTQPVTIGPVKAYVSLLGITLLNPTTVVYFAALVLGSEDMAAASGAEHVVFVAAAFAASASWQLFLAGGGAVLGKALTGRRGRLVTALASSALITVLGLRLLW
- a CDS encoding NAD(P)H-dependent oxidoreductase — translated: MNVLWIFAHPEPRSLGGSLRDEGLRALRAQGADVRESDLYAMKWKPVVDADDFGRAASPDRLVVGSTSKNAFETGELGEDIRAEHGKLAWADAVIIQFPLWWYGMPAILKGWFDRVFVKGFAYGVQRPDGRTARYGEGALAGKRAMVVLTAGAPEATIGPRGVNGDIGDLLFPLQHGTLWYAGMSVLPPLTICGADRFSPEQFEAAAASLRARLRTLATQDPIPFRPQNEGDYDDDLILRDDLAPGQNGLGVHLAR
- a CDS encoding GlxA family transcriptional regulator, coding for MDNMCKNRAMGSFVHPSRHRVAVLVRHGMLVMELGIVTRLFGTAKSADGEPLYEVVTCTPEPGQIRTDADVTISVALGPEVLAEADTVVIPASSTEYEPSGHDLTEPLARALELIRPDARIASICTGAFVLAAAGLLDGRRATTHWRSALDFQAKFPKVDLDPNVLYTDDGNVLTAAGVASGIDLCLHMIRCDHGAAVANEVARGTVVSPHREGGQAQFIRRPVPEPQSSSTAAARAWALENLGRPLTLRELAAKEAMSTRTFTRRFRDEVGISALQWLTQQRIERARQLLEETDLPVDKVATEAGFGTAASLRQHLQAALGVSPSAYRNTFREAV
- a CDS encoding SRPBCC family protein, translated to MTVKHATFTLERVYPVAPERVFAAWSDPAAKAGWITAPGGGHSLDFRVGGREVISGPADGKRLVFEARYEDIAENERIVYAGTLSADDVLATVSVTTILLEAAEGGTRLTVIEQGTFLDGHEEPSWREQGTGDWLDALGKALSAV
- a CDS encoding ArsR/SmtB family transcription factor; its protein translation is MDQVFKALSDGTRREMIERLTRGPASVGELAQPLSMSLPAVMQHLQVLEASGLVRSEKVGRVRTCHLEPDGLRMAEDWLGGQRTGWEHRLDRLGGHLDTDEGKRS
- a CDS encoding VOC family protein; the protein is MTETQERTAALHSYLAYNDAPKALRWLERAFGFETTTEYPDDKGLILHAELRLGGVRIIVFSAEEDCDRPARKGETVGHGLYVSLPTQEAVDAVFASALEAGATAVWEPVNTEWGNYRCRVDDLEGYEWTFGTYVPGEPQG
- a CDS encoding S9 family peptidase; translation: MLTAELIVDSRVPSNPALSPDGRWIAYQVSTIARGVPEIWLAAVDGEEEPRKLAEGASPRWSPDSLYFLRDGLIHTEDGPLFAWRSEITAFLPMRERIVFIAEDETPPPAVWVWSESLRPARLRSFDPRTGEITTLLEDHVVDVARRQDDGALAVVTWPTPELDPGGLEPRLSLLDLETGERRELGRVPVEACSPVWWRGGDGWHVTYLATPEMIGGWAVFDVPVETGEHRDLTPESACPIRLTQVDSGAPLMLVADGLDTALHRLGEGAVSLWRGQADAISSNGEIVAVVLSTADRPKDVHCGPVGGPLERVSDTAPELADIPWGPQERLSYKASDGLTLDGLLVLPPGKTREDGPFSLIVAPHGGPYDRYADGFMLGWYPSARWLASAGHAVFLPNPRGGQGHGHEFAASVAARVGLEEWSDLEAGIDLLIAEGVADPERLGIAGWSHGGYLTAWAVGQTRRFEAALMGAGICDWGMLAATGEFGPLEAGLGGSTGWEGTGPHRHDQLSPISYASKVETPVLIVHGADDTNVPLSQAEFFHRALRHFGVEHDLVVYPGEGHRISEREHQLDLLRRTREWFARLL
- a CDS encoding lysoplasmalogenase family protein, which codes for MKVLKLAERVLFAGAAIGTVYSARTGNRKLQLATKPAAVPVLAARVARSRGLAPGEKGLLVAALIAAGAGDHFMGRSDEDGQLIRGATSFGVMQVLYSTLLWRRGARPRAATAPPRLAAWATAAVAMAVPKPSPVSSVLSVYGGLLSTTSTLAADPVLAPKAKVSGGMVIPSGDRRTWIAAGALLFSASDLAILIRRDFVTSERVRANLETFVLTSYLASQWLLVEGMTAES